One part of the Populus alba chromosome 18, ASM523922v2, whole genome shotgun sequence genome encodes these proteins:
- the LOC118051159 gene encoding aspartyl protease family protein At5g10770 isoform X2, whose product MATPISISLLNVFLLLFSLEKGYAVEENEATKSYLHVVKVNSLLPTTACNHSSSKVSNSLSLEVVHRHGPCIGIVNQEKGAEAPSNMEILLRDQYRVDSIHARLSSRGMFPEKQATLPVQSGASIGAGDYVVTVGLGTPKQEFTLIFDTGSDITWTQCEPCVNSCYKQKEPRLDPSKSTSYKNISCSSALCKLVASGRRQSCSSSTCRYKVQYGDGSYSIGFFAAETLTLSSSNVFENFLFGCGQQNDGLFGQAAGLLGLGRSKLALPSQTAKEYKKLFAYCLPASSSSKGYLSLGGEVSKSVKFTPLSADFDSTPFYGLDITGLSVGGRKLSIDESAFSAGTVIDSGTVITRLPSTAYSELSSAFQNLMTAYPSTSGYSIFDTCYDFSKYDTVRIPKVGVTFKGGVEMDIDVSGILYPVNGLKRVCLAFAGNDDISVFGNVQQRTYQVVYDGAKGRVGFAPGGCS is encoded by the exons ATGGCCACCCCAATTTCCATCTCTCTTctgaatgtttttcttcttctattctctTTGGAAAAGGGCTATGCTGTTGAAGAAAATGAGGCTACGAAAAGCTATCTTCATGTTGTTAAAGTCAATTCTCTTCTGCCAACAACTGCCTGCAACCACTCTTCTTCTAAAG TTTCAAACAGTTTATCCCTGGAGGTGGTGCACAGGCATGGCCCATGCATTGGTATAGTGAATCAAGAGAAAGGAGCAGAAGCTCCTTCTAACATGGAAATCCTCCTTCGAGACCAATATCGAGTGGATTCAATTCATGCTAGGCTCTCAAGCCGTGGCATGTTCCCGGAGAAGCAGGCTACATTGCCGGTCCAGTCTGGTGCATCTATCGGTGCTGGTGATTATGTTGTTACTGTGGGTCTCGGCACACCGAAACAAGAATTTACCCTCATATTCGACACCGGCAGCGATATCACTTGGACTCAATGTGAGCCATGCGTGAACTCTTGCTACAAACAGAAGGAGCCAAGGTTAGATCCGAGCAAGTCTACTTCATACAAGAACATTTCGTGTTCCTCGGCGTTGTGCAAGTTAGTCGCGTCAG GTAGGCGCCAAAGTTGTTCTTCTTCGACATGCCGTTACAAAGTGCAATATGGAGACGGCTCCTACTCAATCGGATTTTTTGCTGCAGAAACATTAACCCTTTCATCATCAAATGTGTTCGAGAACTTCTTATTTGGGTGCGGGCAACAAAACGATGGCCTATTTGGACAAGCAGCCGGTTTGCTGGGACTTGGTCGGTCCAAGTTAGCCTTACCATCACAAACTGCTAAAGAATACAAAAAGCTCTTCGCTTATTGCCTACCGGCATCCTCCAGCTCCAAAGGTTACCTCAGTCTTGGTGGAGAAGTCTCCAAGTCTGTGAAATTCACTCCTTTGTCTGCAGACTTTGACTCGACGCCATTTTACGGCCTGGACATAACCGGGCTAAGTGTTGGAGGGCGCAAGCTATCAATAGATGAATCGGCTTTTTCAGCTGGAACCGTTATTGACTCTGGCACGGTCATCACGAGACTGCCTTCGACAGCATACTCCGAGCTCAGCTCAGCATTTCAAAATTTGATGACAGCTTATCCTTCGACAAGTGGGTATTCTATTTTCGATACGTGCTATGATTTTAGTAAATATGACACGGTAAGGATACCCAAGGTTGGTGTGACCTTCAAAGGCGGAGTCGAGATGGATATTGATGTGTCAGGGATTTTGTATCCAGTGAACGGTTTGAAGAGGGTTTGCCTAGCTTTCGCAGGAAATGATGATATATCAGTTTTTGGAAATGTTCAGCAAAGGACTTATCAAGTGGTCTATGATGGTGCAAAAGGAAGGGTTGGATTTGCCCCTGGTGGTTGTAGCTGA
- the LOC118051159 gene encoding aspartyl protease family protein At5g10770 isoform X1, translating into MATPISISLLNVFLLLFSLEKGYAVEENEATKSYLHVVKVNSLLPTTACNHSSSKVSNSLSLEVVHRHGPCIGIVNQEKGAEAPSNMEILLRDQYRVDSIHARLSSRGMFPEKQATLPVQSGASIGAGDYVVTVGLGTPKQEFTLIFDTGSDITWTQCEPCVNSCYKQKEPRLDPSKSTSYKNISCSSALCKLVASEGRRQSCSSSTCRYKVQYGDGSYSIGFFAAETLTLSSSNVFENFLFGCGQQNDGLFGQAAGLLGLGRSKLALPSQTAKEYKKLFAYCLPASSSSKGYLSLGGEVSKSVKFTPLSADFDSTPFYGLDITGLSVGGRKLSIDESAFSAGTVIDSGTVITRLPSTAYSELSSAFQNLMTAYPSTSGYSIFDTCYDFSKYDTVRIPKVGVTFKGGVEMDIDVSGILYPVNGLKRVCLAFAGNDDISVFGNVQQRTYQVVYDGAKGRVGFAPGGCS; encoded by the exons ATGGCCACCCCAATTTCCATCTCTCTTctgaatgtttttcttcttctattctctTTGGAAAAGGGCTATGCTGTTGAAGAAAATGAGGCTACGAAAAGCTATCTTCATGTTGTTAAAGTCAATTCTCTTCTGCCAACAACTGCCTGCAACCACTCTTCTTCTAAAG TTTCAAACAGTTTATCCCTGGAGGTGGTGCACAGGCATGGCCCATGCATTGGTATAGTGAATCAAGAGAAAGGAGCAGAAGCTCCTTCTAACATGGAAATCCTCCTTCGAGACCAATATCGAGTGGATTCAATTCATGCTAGGCTCTCAAGCCGTGGCATGTTCCCGGAGAAGCAGGCTACATTGCCGGTCCAGTCTGGTGCATCTATCGGTGCTGGTGATTATGTTGTTACTGTGGGTCTCGGCACACCGAAACAAGAATTTACCCTCATATTCGACACCGGCAGCGATATCACTTGGACTCAATGTGAGCCATGCGTGAACTCTTGCTACAAACAGAAGGAGCCAAGGTTAGATCCGAGCAAGTCTACTTCATACAAGAACATTTCGTGTTCCTCGGCGTTGTGCAAGTTAGTCGCGTCAG AAGGTAGGCGCCAAAGTTGTTCTTCTTCGACATGCCGTTACAAAGTGCAATATGGAGACGGCTCCTACTCAATCGGATTTTTTGCTGCAGAAACATTAACCCTTTCATCATCAAATGTGTTCGAGAACTTCTTATTTGGGTGCGGGCAACAAAACGATGGCCTATTTGGACAAGCAGCCGGTTTGCTGGGACTTGGTCGGTCCAAGTTAGCCTTACCATCACAAACTGCTAAAGAATACAAAAAGCTCTTCGCTTATTGCCTACCGGCATCCTCCAGCTCCAAAGGTTACCTCAGTCTTGGTGGAGAAGTCTCCAAGTCTGTGAAATTCACTCCTTTGTCTGCAGACTTTGACTCGACGCCATTTTACGGCCTGGACATAACCGGGCTAAGTGTTGGAGGGCGCAAGCTATCAATAGATGAATCGGCTTTTTCAGCTGGAACCGTTATTGACTCTGGCACGGTCATCACGAGACTGCCTTCGACAGCATACTCCGAGCTCAGCTCAGCATTTCAAAATTTGATGACAGCTTATCCTTCGACAAGTGGGTATTCTATTTTCGATACGTGCTATGATTTTAGTAAATATGACACGGTAAGGATACCCAAGGTTGGTGTGACCTTCAAAGGCGGAGTCGAGATGGATATTGATGTGTCAGGGATTTTGTATCCAGTGAACGGTTTGAAGAGGGTTTGCCTAGCTTTCGCAGGAAATGATGATATATCAGTTTTTGGAAATGTTCAGCAAAGGACTTATCAAGTGGTCTATGATGGTGCAAAAGGAAGGGTTGGATTTGCCCCTGGTGGTTGTAGCTGA